The sequence ATCGGCGGTGCGCAGGCCCTCCACGTAGCGGTCGATGGTATCGCGGATCGGGGTCTCGTCGTTTGTCTGCATCGTGTTGTCCTCCTGTTCTCGATCTTTCGACACCCTGGAGGGAAACCGATTCGCGTCGGAAAATCGTTGGTCAGCCTGCGAGCCCGGCTGCGCGCAGGGTGTCGGCAAGCGCCCCAGATATGTGCTGATCGCGGAACCCGAGCGGCGTCACAAGATCGCCTACCCGTGCATCGGGTGCCAGGTCGTAGAGTGCGCGAATCTCCGCACCCACCCGGTCCGTTTCGCCCAATCGCATGAGCGCGGCAATTTCGAAAGCCTTGCTTTGCTCATTGGGCTGTGACATCCGGCTGAACACCACGCATGCGGCACGGAAGCTCCCTTGAAGATATCGCGCCATACCGAGGCCCCAGAAGTACCAGTCGGGGTAAAACGGGTTCAGCCGCATGGCACGCTCCAGTCGCGCGACCGCTTCTTCCGTCCGGCCCTCGAACATTAACGGCCATGCGCTGTTGGCCAAGGCATCGGAGTTGTTGGGATTGAGCTCGAGCGCCCGGTCGAAACAGTCGAGCGCCGCGCCGTTGTCTCCGGCGACAAGAAAGGCGGCCCCGCGTGCCCAGTGCGCGAAGTCGAGATCTGGATCGAGTTGCACTGACCTCCGGGCACTCTGCTCGGTCCGTGCCAAGGCCTCCGCGGGATCGTCCGCCCACCCCAGATACACCTCGAAGAACCACGTCCAGGCGAGCCAGCCATGCGCCGGCGCTGAATTCGGGGAGAGCTCCAATGCCTTCTCAAAATGACCGCGTGCGGCGCGCATTTCGTCCTTCAGAAACTTCTCCTTCAGCATCATCCCGCGCATGAGGTGGTCATGGGCATCGAGGTCGGTTTCGGACTTCGCCTTGGCGATCCGTGCCTCGTTGCGCTGTACGATTCCCTTGTAGCCGCGCAATGCGGCCACGATTTGTGATACCGCCTCGTCCTGGACGCTCAGCATCGATCCGCGAGCCCGATCGTACCGCTCGCTCCAAACCACGGTGTTGCGCGGTCCATCGACAAGTTCGACATCGAGCCGCAGCCTTTCTTCATCCAGCCGGACCCGGCCCTGCAGCAGGTAGCGCACCCCCAGTTCCCCCGCGATCTCGGCCGCACCAAGCATCGAGTCCCGATAGGTGTCGGCCGAGTCGCCAGCCACGACGAACAAGGTCCGATCCCGGGCCAAAGCGGTGCGCACATCCGCGGCCAGCCCGTCGACCAGGTGCGCCTTGTCCCCGCCGGTCAGGTCCGAAAACGGCATGACGACGATAGAGGGTTTATCCGGCCGGATGAGCGTCGCCGGCGGCAAGCGCTCGTCGGCCCGACGGATATGATCTGCCAGTCTTTCCGTCGCGGCTTCCGGCTTGGCCCCCAGGTCTTCCGACAGCGCGTTGCAAAAAGACGCGTAGTGCCGCAGCGCATCCGCTCTTCGGCCGAGCCCGCTCAATGCGCGCATCGCGCCTCGGCAGCCCAGTTCGCTCAGGGGATCGAGGACCATGATCTGTTCGGCCGCGCCGAGCGCCGCCGCGAAACGACCCTCCCTGAGGACTGCCTCCATAGACGCAACTGCTCTGGCCACCGCTGCCTCGCGCAACCACGCCCGCTCTTGTGCGCACCACTGGTCGAAATTAGGTGTGTCAATCTCCAGCCCGACAAGGAAATCACCGCCTGTTTGAGCAGCT comes from Roseovarius bejariae and encodes:
- a CDS encoding BTAD domain-containing putative transcriptional regulator — protein: MSELFWPGKPDRDARQALRGTLHEMRSAIRSSTNEIVRQSRDRISLNPEAITTEFKCGDGRAAQTGGDFLVGLEIDTPNFDQWCAQERAWLREAAVARAVASMEAVLREGRFAAALGAAEQIMVLDPLSELGCRGAMRALSGLGRRADALRHYASFCNALSEDLGAKPEAATERLADHIRRADERLPPATLIRPDKPSIVVMPFSDLTGGDKAHLVDGLAADVRTALARDRTLFVVAGDSADTYRDSMLGAAEIAGELGVRYLLQGRVRLDEERLRLDVELVDGPRNTVVWSERYDRARGSMLSVQDEAVSQIVAALRGYKGIVQRNEARIAKAKSETDLDAHDHLMRGMMLKEKFLKDEMRAARGHFEKALELSPNSAPAHGWLAWTWFFEVYLGWADDPAEALARTEQSARRSVQLDPDLDFAHWARGAAFLVAGDNGAALDCFDRALELNPNNSDALANSAWPLMFEGRTEEAVARLERAMRLNPFYPDWYFWGLGMARYLQGSFRAACVVFSRMSQPNEQSKAFEIAALMRLGETDRVGAEIRALYDLAPDARVGDLVTPLGFRDQHISGALADTLRAAGLAG